ACGGCAAGGTGGTGCATGCGGGCGGTCTGCCGAAGTCGGAAGACCTCGCCCGATGGCTGGCGGCTTAAGATGGGACCGATGCTGGAGTATCGCGTTAGCGCCCGTCGAATCGATGCGCATGGAAGTGCCGCCACCACCAAAGACGCGGAGATCGTCCTCGACACGGACATCAACGGCCGGCCGGACGCCTTCAATCCGGCCGAGCTGTTCCTCGCGGCCATTGCCGCTTGCATGATCAAGGGGATAGAGCGGGTGACGCCGATGCTCCACTTTGATCTTCGCGGCGTCGAAATTCACCTTCACGGCGTCCGCCAGGACAGTCCGCCCAAGATGGTCTCTGTCGACTATGAACTCATCGTCGACACGGATGAGGACGATCGGCGTCTCGATCTTCTGCATCAGAATGTTCGCAAGTACGGGACAATCTCCAACACCGTGGCGGCCGCGACGAAGCTCGAAGGCGTGATCAAAAGGAAGACTTGAGTCGTCTTTGTACGCACCCCGAGAGCCACCTCGTCGACCGTATCGGGTGGTTGCCGCGGCTGCCGCAACGCAAAACATATATACGTTGAACAAGGATGAGGAGAGAAAGCGTCATGCCCCCCGCCGCCGTACGCCGATTGCGGACAGGCTCATTCACGCTGTCTCGCATTCTATTCCGCACCAATGTGATTAGCGGAAACACACCAGAAATTCCATTGGGGCTACTTTCGGAACTTGTCGTTGGTCCATGTCGGGTGCTCGGGATGAGCATTCGACGGAAGATTACACCGAAGGAGCTCTCCTGGCTTCCTGATAGTTGGCATGCCGATCTCGCGCAGCCAGCAACTTATTGGAGCAGTCAATTTGATGAGGCGTGGGCTTCGGCACTTCCGGGACTAGCTCTAAAATTCTTGGCAGAAAGGCATTTGAGTTCTTTATTCGTAGTGCCTCCACAAGAACGTTCTCTCCCGCCTTTTAAAGCGGATGAATCAGAATTGAGAGATACCGCCGTCCTGGCCGTAATGGGACTGTTGGCTCGGGAGGAAGATAATTTTCTGCCAAAGCCAACTTACCTAGAGGTGGAATCAGAAATTGCGGCTACTAGCTTTTTTAGCTCTATTCCGGCTTGTTCGTGACCAGACGCCTGAGCGCCTCTTCCGTCAATGAGACTTTTAAAATTACAGATACCGCAGAATGCGAGTCTGACCATGTCTACCTTCGAACGCTACCTCACCGTTTGGGTTGCTCTTTGCATCATTGTTGGGATCGCACTTGGGCACTTCTTTCCCGCGGTATTCCACATCATCGGTTCGGCCGAAATCGCCAAGGTCAACATGCCGGTGGCCATCCTGATCTGGTTGATGATCATCCCCATGCTCGTGAAGATCGATTTTGCGGCGCTGTCGCGGGTCAAGGAACATTGGCGAGGCATCGCGGTCACGCTCTTCATCAACTGGGCCGTAAAACCGTTCTCGATGGCGTTCCTGGGCTGGCTCTTCATCGGCTGGCTGTTCAAGCCCTATCTGCCGGCGGACCAGATCAACAGCTACATCGCCGGCCTCATCCTGCTTGCGGCCGCGCCTTGCACCGCGATGGTGTTCGTCTGGAGCAACCTCTCGGATGGCGAGCCGCATTTCACGTTGAGTCAGGTCGCGCTCAACGACCTGATCATGGTGTTCGCCTTTGCGCCGATCGTGGGACTTCTGCTCGGCCTGTCGGCGATCACCGTGCCGTGGGAGACGTTGCTCCTGTCGGTCGTTCTCTACATCGTGGTGCCGGTGATCATTGCGCAGATCGTTCGACGGAGCGTGATCGCG
This DNA window, taken from Candidatus Binatia bacterium, encodes the following:
- a CDS encoding OsmC family protein; its protein translation is MLEYRVSARRIDAHGSAATTKDAEIVLDTDINGRPDAFNPAELFLAAIAACMIKGIERVTPMLHFDLRGVEIHLHGVRQDSPPKMVSVDYELIVDTDEDDRRLDLLHQNVRKYGTISNTVAAATKLEGVIKRKT